Within Mustela lutreola isolate mMusLut2 chromosome 10, mMusLut2.pri, whole genome shotgun sequence, the genomic segment GCCTCAACCCCGACACTACCACTTCCAGGTGCAGTGACTTCCCTTCTTCGGCCTCACCCCTCCCTCAGCCACGAGGGGCTGGGCCAGAACTACGCAGGACGCAGGACGGAGATCCAGCCTCCCCAGATCCTGCCGGGCTGTGGGTTCAGGGACCCGCCCCTGGAGGGGGGATCCTAGGGGGCATTCTTCATGAAGCCTTAGACACATCGCCCACCCTGCCATAAACTTATGGGGACCACCAGGGTGGGGCCCTCCAGGGCACCTCCTGGGAGGGAGCACTTCATGGGGGCTCTAGGGTGGACCTTGTGGttgaggcaggggtggggctgaTTTCTTTGCTGCTGTGTTAATGCACTAATGCTCGTCCACGGTCTCCTCCAGTGGTGCCCTACCACACATGGAGGGGGACAGGAGTGACAGGTACCTGCGCCAGGGCTCCAGCGCACCTGAGTCAGGAAAGGGGTGGGTTCCAAAACCAAAGGACTCCTTCCAGTAGTACATACAAGTCTTTATAAAAGAATCAAAAGCTCAATAAATATGGAAACTTACACAGCGCCGAACCCAAGCCTGGGGTGGCCTgtgggactgggagggaggaaggccagACCAGGGGAACAAACATCCCAGTTGGGGCCAGAtgaggctggaggggaagggcCACCCCGGAGCCCAGCCCAGAAGACTGGAGTGGGTGATCCAGGAGCAGCGAGCAAGGGACtctgtggggttggggaggacttggtggtgggggggtggacaGGTTAGTGAAGGTGGCCTTGTTGGGGGTCCTGAGGAAGTACTGCAGCCTGGGCCTGGCACTCAGCTCAACGCTCCTCCACTTCCATCCAGTTCGGCAAAGTGCAAATCGGGGGTCCTGCCCGGCAGTCTGGCTGCTGCGGGCACAGGCAGCAGCCAGAGCTGGGGGCGGGATGCCCCAGTAGGCACGCTGTCTGCTGTCGCTCGGTCAGGGGCTCCCTTGGGGGCCTCCCTCTGCTCAGACCTCCCTgcaagagaggggaagggaaagatagTCCTTCTCTGGTTGATGCCCCTCGGAGGGGCCCTGGCCGCCCTCCTGCCCCACTGGAACTCTTAGGCCCCTTCCCCACTGCCCTCTGCAGATACCATCGTGTAGGCTCTGGAGCAGgctcccatccccatcccctaATGCCACCTGCTCCCAGCTTTAAGAGTGCCCCTACCCATTCCTGAGGCTCAGTGCCCCCCACTGCCAGCACACGGGGCCACCAGCCTTCGACCCCAGGCCACTCACGAGGCAGTAAGCGTCGAGTTAAGCAGCAGGGTGGTCCTGATTCGGTAGAGCTGGGCGAGCGTCAGCTTCCGGTGCTGGGCAGAGATCCCTGGGGGGGGCTCGGGCTGGACCCTGGGCAGTTCTTTGCTTCTCCTGGCGGGTCTTTCAGGCTCCCCCACCAGGCAGCTGGTTCTGCCCTCCAGCTCTGATGGCTCAGAGCCACAGCCAGGGTTTTGTGTCCCCCGGCGAGCCCAGCTGGACCCAGCTTCCCGAGGGAAACCCTGAGTCCTCGTGCCGGGGACTGTGACGGCCAAGCAGAGTTCTGACAGACTGCGGCTAGGCGAGGAGGGTGCTCTGCACGTGGTGGCCCCTGACAGCAGCTGGAGGAGGCTGGCCTCAGATTTGGACTTGAGCAGGTGGGGCAGACGGGGCAGCAGCTGAACGGGTGTGCGGCGGCGGAGGCGGGGTGAGGGTGGAGGTGAGGGGGCTTGTGGCAATTCTGGGGGCCGGGGCACTGGCTCCCCCGCAGGGGTGGGGGCCGCAAAGTCTTGCAGGGAGGTTGGGGAGAGGGTGCCGTAGGCGGAGTCCATGGAGCAGGAGCGGCCATCCACGGGGCCCAGGGGCAGCAGCTCGCTGGTGGGCGTGACAGAGGAGGCCGTGGTGCTCAGGGAGGTCTCGTCCGACTGGGAGCTGAAGGGGCCGCCCTCGAACTCCGGAGAGGATGGCGTCTCCCCAGGCTCCACCACAACCATGGCCAGGGTCTCGGTGGAGCCATCGGAAGCACTGCGGAGCCAGGAGGAGATGCTCAGGCCAGCTGCCCGGGTGGCCTGGTACAGCCCCTGCTTGGGCACCCACAGGTCTACAGCCTCTGGCCTCTCCAGAGCAAGCGTGTGGCCACCAGCCGGATCTCCCAACTCCTACACCCGTAACGCGGACCCCGGGAATGGCACCTGGCACCACCACAAGACTCCTTCTGGTCGGACACAGTTCGAGAACCCTTGGCTTGGCTCTCCGCCCGGCTAACACCAGACCATCAGAGTTGGCACTCCAACTAAAAACCCTTTGCCAAGCCCACCTGGACTCAGGTGGGTGGCACAGCCCTCTCCCCCACACGGAACCATTCGGAGGAAGGGGCCGTGCCTGGGCCCTGTGCAGGGTCAGGTGCCTTGGGGCCGGGTCTGCTCtgctggcaggggctggggggcgcATACCAGTGCTGGGAGTTGAGACTGTTGCTGCTTTTGCGCAGGATGGTGGGGGAGCTGGCAGCAGAGGTGCTACTCTCcccgccttcctcctcctcctcttcctcgtcgtcttcctcctcctgctcatccTCCTCCAGGCTCTGCAGGTGCTGCTGGCTGCCTGGGTGCTCCTGGGCACGCAGCTGCTGCAGCTGGTTctgcaggtgggggcgggggttgtgAACAgccgtccccccgccccccgacaCCCTGCCCGCGCCCCCCTGCACCCGTACACCCACCACCCGGTCCCCACCTGGGCGTTGTAAATGGCGTCCACCCAGCCACGGCACAGAGCCTGGCCGCTGGCCTGGAACGTGTAGGCGCCCACGGCACTGTGGAACTCGTTCAGATAGATGAGCAGAAAAGAGCCTGGTGAGGAGGCGCTCAAATCAGCATCGGCGAGGACCCAGAGCCCCTGCCCGCCAGCTCCTGGCCTGCGATAGGCCGGGCTCCTCACCAGGGTCTCGTAGCTCTCGGCACACAATCTTGTCCACCAGCAGTGGGGGGCGGATGACCTTGGTCCTCTCAGCCTTCTTCACTGCCTTGGTCACCAAGAGAAGGTCCGTAAAGAGGAAGCAGTACACGTCCatctgcaggggtgggggcagcgaGGGGAGCGGGCAAGGCCGGGGATCAGGGCCAGGGTCCTGCGACCGCAGCCTGTCTGCTGGGACACCCTCTCTTGGGCTGGGTCCTGCACCAGCCCTTCCTTACTGCACTTTGGTGATGTCGCTGGGGGCACTCAGATTTTGTCAAACaccttccctgctccctgcctcccatgaccctgagaataaaattaaaatgaaaagaggggcgcctgggtagcttagtcagttcagcgtctgccttcggctcaggtcacgatgtcggggtcccgggatccagccccacatcaggctccctactcagtgcggagtctgcttttccctctgcccctccaccactcatgctctctctttctctcaaataaataaataaagtcttctaaaaaactaaaataaagagagcaagattttattctttcatggAGCTATACagatataatttatttcagtaaaaagttcacattaaagagaaaaagggaatttATGATCTGTGATTTTGAAAACCACAatttgggggttcctgggtggctcagctggttaagcatccaactcttggttgcagctgaggtcatgacctcggggtcctgagatcagtcCCCCACCGGGCTccgctctcagtggggagtctgtgtctcgccctctccctctctccctgcttgcatgcactcttttactctctctcaaataaataaataaatctttaaaaccacAATTTGCAGGCTCTGGGTTATGCACCTGGGATTAGTAGCTCAGAAGCCACGCTCTGGGCTGTTCGTGACCTGCTCTTGGAACGCACCCCCCCCAACCAAGAACCCTTATGGCACCAGCAGGGGGGCAAGCCCAGCGCCCCACCGGCTGTGCCCATGCCGCCACACCTGTACAGAATACACTACAGGAGATCATTGAGCCCTCAAGTGACCACAAAGCCATTCCTTCTTGAACTGCTGCCCCAACTGACACAGCAGCGAAGAACCATTAACTAGGGCCCAGAAGGTTCCCACGAAAGGGTGGTCCAAACCCACAGAGCAGGAGGTGCGGAAGGGGCCCTGCGGGTGGAGGGACCCAGTCACCTTGCCGTCCTTCCCCTCCTTCATCCGCAGGCTCCCCTCCAGCAGCAGCTGTCGCGTCTCCTCAGGGGAGGCGCCAGGGATGGGTGCTGTCAGGTCGAGGTGCAGAAACTCCTTCAGGAGCTGgtgatgggtggggggtgggggtgtagaCAGGTCAGGGTCCGACGCCCGCTCTCGCCCCGGCATCCTCAAGCGAGATTCCCAGCACAGCCCCGGGCTGCCAGTCTGGCCTCCCTCCGTTCCAGCAGGGCCAGGGGTCCCCCACCTTGTCCACCTCGTCGTTGCTGCCCTCCACCACCTCGTAGGCGTCGATGCGGCTCACCACGGCCGCCAGCCGCTGTCGCTCCTGCCGCTGCCGCATGCACGCGTTCACGTGGTGGATGAAGCGCTCGGCGGAGTCGATCTGCGCAGCGGGCGACGCCGGGGTCAGGTCTGGGGAGGGCCCCGAGCGGCAGAGGGGGGACCCGCCCGCCGCCCCGGTTACCATGGTGACGACGGCCTCCTTGGCGCGCGGCTCGTCCGTCCTCCTCAGCACCGACTTGAGCAGCAGCGGGTACTTGGTGAGGCGCTGGTGGGGCTTGGCCAGCATGTCGCTCAGCTTCAGCCGCTGGCACTGCGGGTGCTTCTCGGCCCACTGCGGCGCGGGCGGGCCTCAGGTAAGCTCCGCCCCCGTGCTCCTGGCCCCGCCCCGGTCCCGCCCACCGTcctgcgccccctcccccccacctgcgCTCACCGTGACATAGGCCCGGAAGAGGTCGTTGTCGCGCAGCAGGCCGCGCATGTACTCCATGcagccctcctcctccaggcagtACCGGACGTAGGGCTTGAACAGGGAGCCGAACTGGCCCGGGGCGGAACAGGCCCGGTCACCGCGCGCTCTCCGCGGCCAGGCCCTGCGCCAGCCCCTCTTCAGGCACTTTCGGGACCACCTCAAGGTGTGGCAAGTGTTATCACCCCAGTGTCCACACCCAACTTCCGCGGAAGTGACCGCCCTCCCCAGGGAGGAAAGGCGGGTGGCCTGGTGGGGTTCAAACCCGGCGACCGACTCGGAGTTCTTTGTCCCGGAACACTAGGGGTCCTCTGGGGCCactggtgggtgggggggaggggctggggtgaTGGGCAGACCGGATTGGCGCTCCGGCCCTGACGCAGTGCCCCCGCCGGGGTCCGGCCCGGCCCGTACCATcttgaagcctctgaggaagtcCCCGGGCTGCAGCAGCGCCCGCGTGCGCCGCGCCTTCTCCAGCACCGGCGCCATCACGCTGGCCCACAGTCCGCGGTGCAGCCGCGCGATCTCGGGGATGTTGCTGAACAGGCGCTCGGCCTCCACCTGAGCGGGGCGGGAGGTGCGCTCGGCCCCGCCCCGACGACaagccccgccccagccccgccccttcCATGGGCACCCGGGCCCAGGCCTCGCCTCACCTCGCACAGCAGCCCCGACTCTTGCAGGTTCAGGAGGCAGCAGAGGAAcagctgtgggggcagggagcgaGGTAGCTGGGGGGCGTCCCGGTCCCGACGCCCCACCCAGACTCAGACTCCCCTGtaccccttccccctcccaggaAACCCTGAAGCGGCCCGGGACAGAGCCGGTTCACCCCATCAGAAAAGGCCCAGCCTCCACAGCCCAGCTGGGGGTGAGcgtgccccgcccccacctgcagGGACATCTCTGGGAGACCGGGCCTTGCAGTCACACCTGGagctctttcctccctctctgccctgacTCAGCCTCCGAGTTTTAACGAGGACGTTTTCCATGAACCCCAAGCTCAGGATAGGTGCGCTCCCCTGGCTGAAgtacactcactcacacacacacacacacacacacacactctctctctctctttctccatctccacgTCCAGGGGTCCAGGGCGTGGCTGCTGGACAGCTCGTACACAGCAAGTGCTCGGGAATAATCACTGAGTCAATGTGCCCAGTGTCCACCCAGCCGATGCCACACACTTGCCCAAAGTCCCCTGCAGGTGCCTGGCCTGTGGGGACTCGTCTCCTCCTCCCTGGGGAGCagcccttttccctctccttcccatgtTCCTTCTGCAAAGCCCCTAACTCTGCTCAAGGGCCCCCCGTGGGAGGCTacggggctggggcaggagggaaggcTGGCTCTGGGCCAGGTGTGGTCCCACACTCACGTTGGTGATCACCCGCAGTTTCTTAATGTAGGAGGCCTCCGTGTGCAGGAGCTCCCACACCGCCTCCTGCTGGTGGCACTGCCTCCGCGTCAGCTTCTGCAGGAAGGGCAGCGGGTCGGCCAAGAGGTCCAGGGAGGAGACACGCAACCTTGCAGGCCGCGTCCTTTTCCCGGCGGGAACATGGAGGTCCCCCGAGTTCTGGGCCCTCCTCTCCCACTGAGTCAGCCAAGTGGCGCTGCGCTTTCcttgcctcggtttccccacGGTGAGTCAATGATGTCAGCAGCCTGGCAGGGCTGCCCCACAGAAAGTCCTGTCACTGCGGCGGTACCAACCTCATGCCCGTCAATGAGCTCCCGCCAGCTGTCCTCCAGCTGTAGGCAGGCGtggtcctcctcttcctcctcttcctcctcatcctcccacGAGTCGTGGTCGAAGCGCAGCCGCCGGGCCAGCCGGGGCAGCCCAAAGAGGCCATACGCGTGCAGTTTGCCCTCCAGCTGCTCCATCTTGTCCACCTCCTGGAAGGACACCCAtggttgggggcaggggacagggccaGCCAGCTGCCCCGCGCCGGGCCCCTGGGACCACCTACCCGGCCAAAGGTGCTGGTGctggggcctgagctgaagaagcCACTGAAGCGACTGGCAGCCCTGTTCTTCCAGctgtcaccaccaccactgctgccactgggcagagagcagcTGGAAGGCGCGGGGGCCTCCTGGCCAGGGATGCTCGTCTCCCCCAGGAACTCTGACATGTTCTTTCGGCGGCGCCCAGGGGCCTGGCCAGGGAGGGGGATCAAGGCCAGGCCCACCCCGGCCCCCACAGTCCCGCCCCACAGCGGGTTCCCTAGACCTCCGGCAAGCTTGAGATGTGGGAGGGTTTCTGCACACCGCCCACCCCGGGAGGCCACCTCTTCTGAGATCCGTACCTGCTCTGGGGCTGGAAAAGCCAGGCACAAACGCACCTGGGCCACCCCCCGCAGCcctaagcacacacagtcacatgCATATTTCATGCACGTATAAGC encodes:
- the PLEKHG5 gene encoding pleckstrin homology domain-containing family G member 5 isoform X6, whose amino-acid sequence is MHYDGHVRFDLPPQGSVLARNVSTRSCPPRTSPAVDLEEEEESSVDGKGDRKSTGLKLSKKARRRHTDDPSKECFTLKFDLNVDIETEIVPAMKKKSLGEVLLPVFERKGVALGKVDIYLDQSNTPLSLTFEAYRFGGHYLRVKAKPGDEGKVEQGVKDSKSLSLPVLRPARAGTPFLERADPQSRRESLDILAPGRRRKNMSEFLGETSIPGQEAPAPSSCSLPSGSSGGGDSWKNRAASRFSGFFSSGPSTSTFGREVDKMEQLEGKLHAYGLFGLPRLARRLRFDHDSWEDEEEEEEEEDHACLQLEDSWRELIDGHEKLTRRQCHQQEAVWELLHTEASYIKKLRVITNLFLCCLLNLQESGLLCEVEAERLFSNIPEIARLHRGLWASVMAPVLEKARRTRALLQPGDFLRGFKMFGSLFKPYVRYCLEEEGCMEYMRGLLRDNDLFRAYVTWAEKHPQCQRLKLSDMLAKPHQRLTKYPLLLKSVLRRTDEPRAKEAVVTMIDSAERFIHHVNACMRQRQERQRLAAVVSRIDAYEVVEGSNDEVDKLLKEFLHLDLTAPIPGASPEETRQLLLEGSLRMKEGKDGKMDVYCFLFTDLLLVTKAVKKAERTKVIRPPLLVDKIVCRELRDPGSFLLIYLNEFHSAVGAYTFQASGQALCRGWVDAIYNAQNQLQQLRAQEHPGSQQHLQSLEEDEQEEEDDEEEEEEEGGESSTSAASSPTILRKSSNSLNSQHCASDGSTETLAMVVVEPGETPSSPEFEGGPFSSQSDETSLSTTASSVTPTSELLPLGPVDGRSCSMDSAYGTLSPTSLQDFAAPTPAGEPVPRPPELPQAPSPPPSPRLRRRTPVQLLPRLPHLLKSKSEASLLQLLSGATTCRAPSSPSRSLSELCLAVTVPGTRTQGFPREAGSSWARRGTQNPGCGSEPSELEGRTSCLVGEPERPARRSKELPRVQPEPPPGISAQHRKLTLAQLYRIRTTLLLNSTLTASEV
- the PLEKHG5 gene encoding pleckstrin homology domain-containing family G member 5 isoform X3, which gives rise to MDDQSLAEERGLRCQNPDCMDKGRAAKVCHHAECQQLHRRGPLNLCEACDSKFHSIMHYDGHVRFDLPPQGSVLARNVSTRSCPPRTSPAVDLEEEEESSVDGKGDRKSTGLKLSKKARRRHTDDPSKECFTLKFDLNVDIETEIVPAMKKKSLGEVLLPVFERKGVALGKVDIYLDQSNTPLSLTFEAYRFGGHYLRVKAKPGDEGKVEQGVKDSKSLSLPVLRPARAGTPFLERADPQSRRESLDILAPGRRRKNMSEFLGETSIPGQEAPAPSSCSLPSGSSGGGDSWKNRAASRFSGFFSSGPSTSTFGREVDKMEQLEGKLHAYGLFGLPRLARRLRFDHDSWEDEEEEEEEEDHACLQLEDSWRELIDGHEKLTRRQCHQQEAVWELLHTEASYIKKLRVITNLFLCCLLNLQESGLLCEVEAERLFSNIPEIARLHRGLWASVMAPVLEKARRTRALLQPGDFLRGFKMFGSLFKPYVRYCLEEEGCMEYMRGLLRDNDLFRAYVTWAEKHPQCQRLKLSDMLAKPHQRLTKYPLLLKSVLRRTDEPRAKEAVVTMIDSAERFIHHVNACMRQRQERQRLAAVVSRIDAYEVVEGSNDEVDKLLKEFLHLDLTAPIPGASPEETRQLLLEGSLRMKEGKDGKMDVYCFLFTDLLLVTKAVKKAERTKVIRPPLLVDKIVCRELRDPGSFLLIYLNEFHSAVGAYTFQASGQALCRGWVDAIYNAQNQLQQLRAQEHPGSQQHLQSLEEDEQEEEDDEEEEEEEGGESSTSAASSPTILRKSSNSLNSQHCASDGSTETLAMVVVEPGETPSSPEFEGGPFSSQSDETSLSTTASSVTPTSELLPLGPVDGRSCSMDSAYGTLSPTSLQDFAAPTPAGEPVPRPPELPQAPSPPPSPRLRRRTPVQLLPRLPHLLKSKSEASLLQLLSGATTCRAPSSPSRSLSELCLAVTVPGTRTQGFPREAGSSWARRGTQNPGCGSEPSELEGRTSCLVGEPERPARRSKELPRVQPEPPPGISAQHRKLTLAQLYRIRTTLLLNSTLTASEV
- the PLEKHG5 gene encoding pleckstrin homology domain-containing family G member 5 isoform X1, which codes for MGTGPGVSGRRAASRPGPELPCRAGGHARDGEGQVCHHAECQQLHRRGPLNLCEACDSKFHSIMHYDGHVRFDLPPQGSVLARNVSTRSCPPRTSPAVDLEEEEESSVDGKGDRKSTGLKLSKKARRRHTDDPSKECFTLKFDLNVDIETEIVPAMKKKSLGEVLLPVFERKGVALGKVDIYLDQSNTPLSLTFEAYRFGGHYLRVKAKPGDEGKVEQGVKDSKSLSLPVLRPARAGTPFLERADPQSRRESLDILAPGRRRKNMSEFLGETSIPGQEAPAPSSCSLPSGSSGGGDSWKNRAASRFSGFFSSGPSTSTFGREVDKMEQLEGKLHAYGLFGLPRLARRLRFDHDSWEDEEEEEEEEDHACLQLEDSWRELIDGHEKLTRRQCHQQEAVWELLHTEASYIKKLRVITNLFLCCLLNLQESGLLCEVEAERLFSNIPEIARLHRGLWASVMAPVLEKARRTRALLQPGDFLRGFKMFGSLFKPYVRYCLEEEGCMEYMRGLLRDNDLFRAYVTWAEKHPQCQRLKLSDMLAKPHQRLTKYPLLLKSVLRRTDEPRAKEAVVTMIDSAERFIHHVNACMRQRQERQRLAAVVSRIDAYEVVEGSNDEVDKLLKEFLHLDLTAPIPGASPEETRQLLLEGSLRMKEGKDGKMDVYCFLFTDLLLVTKAVKKAERTKVIRPPLLVDKIVCRELRDPGSFLLIYLNEFHSAVGAYTFQASGQALCRGWVDAIYNAQNQLQQLRAQEHPGSQQHLQSLEEDEQEEEDDEEEEEEEGGESSTSAASSPTILRKSSNSLNSQHCASDGSTETLAMVVVEPGETPSSPEFEGGPFSSQSDETSLSTTASSVTPTSELLPLGPVDGRSCSMDSAYGTLSPTSLQDFAAPTPAGEPVPRPPELPQAPSPPPSPRLRRRTPVQLLPRLPHLLKSKSEASLLQLLSGATTCRAPSSPSRSLSELCLAVTVPGTRTQGFPREAGSSWARRGTQNPGCGSEPSELEGRTSCLVGEPERPARRSKELPRVQPEPPPGISAQHRKLTLAQLYRIRTTLLLNSTLTASEV
- the PLEKHG5 gene encoding pleckstrin homology domain-containing family G member 5 isoform X5 gives rise to the protein MGTGPGVSGRRAASRPGPELPCRAGGHARDGEGQVCHHAECQQLHRRGPLNLCEACDSKFHSIMHYDGHVRFDLPPQGSVLARNVSTRSCPPRTSPAVDLEEEEESSVDGKGDRKSTGLKLSKKARRRHTDDPSKECFTLKFDLNVDIETEIVPAMKKKSLGEVLLPVFERKGVALGKVDIYLDQSNTPLSLTFEAYRFGGHYLRVKAKPGDEGKVEQGVKDSKSLSLPVLRPARAGTPFLERADPQSRRESLDILAPGRRRKNMSEFLGETSIPGQEAPAPSSCSLPSGSSGGGDSWKNRAASRFSGFFSSGPSTSTFGREVDKMEQLEGKLHAYGLFGLPRLARRLRFDHDSWEDEEEEEEEEDHACLQLEDSWRELIDGHEKLTRRQCHQQEAVWELLHTEASYIKKLRVITNLFLCCLLNLQESGLLCEVEAERLFSNIPEIARLHRGLWASVMAPVLEKARRTRALLQPGDFLRGFKMFGSLFKPYVRYCLEEEGCMEYMRGLLRDNDLFRAYVTWAEKHPQCQRLKLSDMLAKPHQRLTKYPLLLKSVLRRTDEPRAKEAVVTMIDSAERFIHHVNACMRQRQERQRLAAVLLKEFLHLDLTAPIPGASPEETRQLLLEGSLRMKEGKDGKMDVYCFLFTDLLLVTKAVKKAERTKVIRPPLLVDKIVCRELRDPGSFLLIYLNEFHSAVGAYTFQASGQALCRGWVDAIYNAQNQLQQLRAQEHPGSQQHLQSLEEDEQEEEDDEEEEEEEGGESSTSAASSPTILRKSSNSLNSQHCASDGSTETLAMVVVEPGETPSSPEFEGGPFSSQSDETSLSTTASSVTPTSELLPLGPVDGRSCSMDSAYGTLSPTSLQDFAAPTPAGEPVPRPPELPQAPSPPPSPRLRRRTPVQLLPRLPHLLKSKSEASLLQLLSGATTCRAPSSPSRSLSELCLAVTVPGTRTQGFPREAGSSWARRGTQNPGCGSEPSELEGRTSCLVGEPERPARRSKELPRVQPEPPPGISAQHRKLTLAQLYRIRTTLLLNSTLTASEV
- the PLEKHG5 gene encoding pleckstrin homology domain-containing family G member 5 isoform X4 — protein: MGTGPGVSGRRAASRPGPELPCRAGGHARDGEGQVCHHAECQQLHRRGPLNLCEACDSKFHSIMHYDGHVRFDLPPQGSVLARNVSTRSCPPRTSPAVDLEEEEESSVDGKGDRKSTGLKLSKKDPSKECFTLKFDLNVDIETEIVPAMKKKSLGEVLLPVFERKGVALGKVDIYLDQSNTPLSLTFEAYRFGGHYLRVKAKPGDEGKVEQGVKDSKSLSLPVLRPARAGTPFLERADPQSRRESLDILAPGRRRKNMSEFLGETSIPGQEAPAPSSCSLPSGSSGGGDSWKNRAASRFSGFFSSGPSTSTFGREVDKMEQLEGKLHAYGLFGLPRLARRLRFDHDSWEDEEEEEEEEDHACLQLEDSWRELIDGHEKLTRRQCHQQEAVWELLHTEASYIKKLRVITNLFLCCLLNLQESGLLCEVEAERLFSNIPEIARLHRGLWASVMAPVLEKARRTRALLQPGDFLRGFKMFGSLFKPYVRYCLEEEGCMEYMRGLLRDNDLFRAYVTWAEKHPQCQRLKLSDMLAKPHQRLTKYPLLLKSVLRRTDEPRAKEAVVTMIDSAERFIHHVNACMRQRQERQRLAAVVSRIDAYEVVEGSNDEVDKLLKEFLHLDLTAPIPGASPEETRQLLLEGSLRMKEGKDGKMDVYCFLFTDLLLVTKAVKKAERTKVIRPPLLVDKIVCRELRDPGSFLLIYLNEFHSAVGAYTFQASGQALCRGWVDAIYNAQNQLQQLRAQEHPGSQQHLQSLEEDEQEEEDDEEEEEEEGGESSTSAASSPTILRKSSNSLNSQHCASDGSTETLAMVVVEPGETPSSPEFEGGPFSSQSDETSLSTTASSVTPTSELLPLGPVDGRSCSMDSAYGTLSPTSLQDFAAPTPAGEPVPRPPELPQAPSPPPSPRLRRRTPVQLLPRLPHLLKSKSEASLLQLLSGATTCRAPSSPSRSLSELCLAVTVPGTRTQGFPREAGSSWARRGTQNPGCGSEPSELEGRTSCLVGEPERPARRSKELPRVQPEPPPGISAQHRKLTLAQLYRIRTTLLLNSTLTASEV
- the PLEKHG5 gene encoding pleckstrin homology domain-containing family G member 5 isoform X7, which codes for MDDQSLAEERGLRCQNPDCMDKGRAAKVCHHAECQQLHRRGPLNLCEACDSKFHSIMHYDGHVRFDLPPQGSVLARNVSTRSCPPRTSPAVDLEEEEESSVDGKGDRKSTGLKLSKKARRRHTDDPSKECFTLKFDLNVDIETEIVPAMKKKSLGEVLLPVFERKGVALGKVDIYLDQSNTPLSLTFEAYRFGGHYLRVKAKPGDEGKVEQGVKDSKSLSLPVLRPARAGTPFLERADPQSRRESLDILAPGRRRKNMSEFLGETSIPGQEAPAPSSCSLPSGSSGGGDSWKNRAASRFSGFFSSGPSTSTFGREVDKMEQLEGKLHAYGLFGLPRLARRLRFDHDSWEDEEEEEEEEDHACLQLEDSWRELIDGHEKLTRRQCHQQEAVWELLHTEASYIKKLRVITNLFLCCLLNLQESGLLCEVEAERLFSNIPEIARLHRGLWASVMAPVLEKARRTRALLQPGDFLRGFKMFGSLFKPYVRYCLEEEGCMEYMRGLLRDNDLFRAYVTWAEKHPQCQRLKLSDMLAKPHQRLTKYPLLLKSVLRRTDEPRAKEAVVTMIDSAERFIHHVNACMRQRQERQRLAAVVSRIDAYEVVEGSNDEVDKLLKEFLHLDLTAPIPGASPEETRQLLLEGSLRMKEGKDGKMDVYCFLFTDLLLVTKAVKKAERTKVIRPPLLVDKIVCRELRDPGSFLLIYLNEFHSAVGAYTFQASGQALCRGWVDAIYNAQNQLQQLRAQEHPGSQQHLQSLEEDEQEEEDDEEEEEEEGGESSTSAASSPTILRKSSNSLNSQHCASDGSTETLAMVVVEPGETPSSPEFEGGPFSSQSDETSLSTTASSVTPTSELLPLGPVDGRSCSMDSAYGTLSPTSLQDFAAPTPAGEPVPRPPELPQAPSPPPSPRLRRRTPVQLLPRLPHLLKSKSEASLLQLLSGATTCRAPSSPSRSLSELCLAVTVPGTRTQGFPREAGSSWARRGTQNPGCGSEPSELEGRTSCLVGEPERPARRSKELPRVQPEPPPGISAQHRKLTLAQLYRIRTTLLLNSTLTAS
- the PLEKHG5 gene encoding pleckstrin homology domain-containing family G member 5 isoform X2; the protein is MGTGPGVSGRRAASRPGPELPCRAGGHARDGEGQVCHHAECQQLHRRGPLNLCEACDSKFHSIMHYDGHVRFDLPPQGSVLARNVSTRSCPPRTSPAVDLEEEEESSVDGKGDRKSTGLKLSKKARRRHTDDPSKECFTLKFDLNVDIETEIVPAMKKKSLGEVLLPVFERKGVALGKVDIYLDQSNTPLSLTFEAYRFGGHYLRVKAKPGDEGKVEQGVKDSKSLSLPVLRPARAGTPFLERADPQSRRESLDILAPGRRRKNMSEFLGETSIPGQEAPAPSSCSLPSGSSGGGDSWKNRAASRFSGFFSSGPSTSTFGREVDKMEQLEGKLHAYGLFGLPRLARRLRFDHDSWEDEEEEEEEEDHACLQLEDSWRELIDGHEKLTRRQCHQQEAVWELLHTEASYIKKLRVITNLFLCCLLNLQESGLLCEVEAERLFSNIPEIARLHRGLWASVMAPVLEKARRTRALLQPGDFLRGFKMFGSLFKPYVRYCLEEEGCMEYMRGLLRDNDLFRAYVTWAEKHPQCQRLKLSDMLAKPHQRLTKYPLLLKSVLRRTDEPRAKEAVVTMIDSAERFIHHVNACMRQRQERQRLAAVVSRIDAYEVVEGSNDEVDKLLKEFLHLDLTAPIPGASPEETRQLLLEGSLRMKEGKDGKMDVYCFLFTDLLLVTKAVKKAERTKVIRPPLLVDKIVCRELRDPGSFLLIYLNEFHSAVGAYTFQASGQALCRGWVDAIYNAQNQLQQLRAQEHPGSQQHLQSLEEDEQEEEDDEEEEEEEGGESSTSAASSPTILRKSSNSLNSQHCASDGSTETLAMVVVEPGETPSSPEFEGGPFSSQSDETSLSTTASSVTPTSELLPLGPVDGRSCSMDSAYGTLSPTSLQDFAAPTPAGEPVPRPPELPQAPSPPPSPRLRRRTPVQLLPRLPHLLKSKSEASLLQLLSGATTCRAPSSPSRSLSELCLAVTVPGTRTQGFPREAGSSWARRGTQNPGCGSEPSELEGRTSCLVGEPERPARRSKELPRVQPEPPPGISAQHRKLTLAQLYRIRTTLLLNSTLTAS